A window of the Radiobacillus deserti genome harbors these coding sequences:
- the trpD gene encoding anthranilate phosphoribosyltransferase — MKQYLEKVINRQSLSVEEMNGAARCMFGEEVSDTEIGAFLTGLKVKGETPEEIAGLVHVIREKSPLKFSNLSSVMDNCGTGGDGSQSFNISTTSAFVVAGAGITVAKHGNRSISSKTGSADVLEHLGVSLSLSSEQMEELLLENGIAFLFAPHVHPSLKRIMGVRKQLRIPTIFNLIGPLTNPVQLDSQLLGIYRRDMLESMAIALHQLGRRRALVVNGAGYMDEASLAGENHLVLLDRGEMIQFTLTPEEVNLPTYELDQIRGGDSKENSDILRDVLKGKKGAYRDTVLFNAGLALFANGKAETVQEGVAAAKESIDSGAALAKLEKLVEYSKRKIGV, encoded by the coding sequence GTGAAACAGTATCTTGAAAAAGTAATCAACCGTCAATCATTAAGTGTGGAAGAAATGAATGGTGCTGCAAGATGTATGTTCGGCGAAGAAGTGTCGGATACAGAAATTGGTGCTTTTCTGACTGGTCTGAAAGTAAAAGGAGAGACTCCTGAAGAAATTGCAGGCTTAGTACATGTGATTCGTGAAAAGTCTCCATTAAAATTCTCCAACCTTTCATCGGTCATGGATAACTGCGGAACGGGTGGAGATGGTTCGCAGAGCTTTAACATCAGTACTACCTCCGCTTTTGTAGTAGCTGGTGCGGGGATTACGGTCGCGAAGCATGGAAACAGAAGTATCTCAAGTAAAACGGGAAGTGCGGATGTGTTGGAGCATCTAGGGGTTTCGCTATCTCTTTCGTCCGAACAGATGGAAGAGCTTTTACTGGAAAATGGAATTGCTTTTTTGTTTGCTCCACATGTTCATCCATCCTTAAAGCGAATCATGGGAGTTCGCAAGCAGCTAAGGATTCCAACGATTTTTAACTTAATAGGCCCTTTAACAAATCCAGTTCAGTTAGATAGTCAGCTTCTTGGTATCTATCGAAGGGATATGCTTGAAAGCATGGCAATTGCTCTTCATCAACTAGGACGTCGCAGAGCACTAGTTGTGAACGGTGCAGGGTATATGGATGAAGCGTCACTAGCAGGTGAAAATCACCTCGTACTCTTAGACCGAGGAGAAATGATTCAATTCACGTTAACACCAGAGGAAGTGAATCTTCCAACCTATGAATTAGACCAAATAAGAGGTGGAGACTCTAAAGAGAATTCGGACATCTTGCGTGATGTATTGAAAGGCAAAAAAGGAGCTTATCGAGATACGGTATTGTTCAATGCAGGGCTCGCTCTTTTCGCAAATGGAAAAGCGGAAACGGTCCAAGAAGGAGTTGCTGCTGCCAAGGAAAGTATTGATTCTGGAGCAGCACTTGCAAAGCTGGAAAAGCTTGTCGAGTATAGTAAACGGAAAATCGGGGTGTAA
- a CDS encoding 3D domain-containing protein, which yields MKKTLVSLAFGLFLTGTVTTTASAEDYQVVKGDSLWEIAQSYDTTVSKIKEWNKLESDLIHPKQTIEINNEIIYNVEKGDTLSHIALDHNVTVDKLKTWNSLSTDLILIGQKLKIKEQGKEVGSTESTTASTASTTTESKPEVVATSTGHEVIRELTVKATAYTADCTGCSGITYTGINLNKDRNAKVIAVDPDVIPLGTRVYVEGYGEAIAGDIGGAIDGNHIDIHVPTKKEAYEWGVRTVNVQILG from the coding sequence ATGAAAAAAACATTGGTATCACTGGCCTTTGGCCTTTTTCTGACCGGGACAGTAACTACCACTGCATCTGCAGAAGACTATCAAGTTGTAAAAGGAGATAGTCTTTGGGAAATCGCCCAATCATATGACACAACCGTTTCAAAGATTAAGGAGTGGAACAAACTAGAATCGGATCTCATTCATCCGAAGCAAACGATAGAGATAAATAACGAAATTATATACAACGTAGAAAAAGGCGATACATTAAGTCATATCGCCCTAGATCACAATGTGACGGTAGATAAGCTCAAAACATGGAATAGCTTGTCCACAGATCTAATTTTGATAGGTCAAAAGCTAAAGATTAAAGAGCAGGGCAAGGAAGTAGGTTCCACAGAATCTACAACAGCTTCCACTGCTAGTACAACAACGGAGTCCAAGCCAGAGGTTGTTGCAACATCAACCGGTCATGAGGTTATACGTGAATTGACCGTAAAGGCAACCGCTTATACAGCCGATTGCACAGGCTGCTCCGGTATTACTTATACTGGTATCAACTTGAATAAAGATAGAAATGCAAAAGTAATCGCAGTAGATCCAGATGTCATTCCATTGGGTACTAGAGTATATGTAGAAGGTTATGGAGAAGCCATAGCTGGTGATATCGGAGGTGCCATTGATGGTAACCATATCGATATTCACGTACCTACGAAGAAAGAAGCATATGAATGGGGCGTACGTACTGTCAATGTCCAAATACTAGGGTAA
- a CDS encoding anthranilate synthase component II, translated as MILLIDNYDSFTFNLYQYMSELGEDVEVVRNDRITVEEIRALNPEAIVLSPGPGTPQEAGICIAVVQELSEEYPILGICLGHQAIGAAFGGTITHAKQIKHGKTSMLMHKSESLFEYLSQPIEVMRYHSLVIEKDSLPLELTVLATAMDDQEVMAVKHNRLPTFGLQFHPESIGTETGKTILNNFFTTIRKEYSRETVS; from the coding sequence ATGATTCTACTAATTGATAATTATGACTCTTTTACATTTAACTTATATCAATATATGTCTGAGCTTGGCGAAGACGTGGAAGTTGTGCGGAACGACCGGATTACGGTAGAGGAAATTCGAGCATTAAATCCTGAAGCGATTGTATTATCTCCAGGTCCTGGTACACCGCAAGAAGCGGGTATTTGCATAGCGGTTGTTCAAGAGCTGTCTGAGGAATACCCGATATTAGGAATTTGCTTAGGACATCAAGCCATTGGAGCAGCTTTTGGCGGTACGATCACCCATGCGAAGCAAATCAAGCACGGAAAAACTTCCATGCTCATGCATAAAAGTGAAAGCTTATTCGAGTATTTAAGTCAGCCGATCGAGGTCATGCGTTATCATTCCCTTGTTATCGAAAAAGATAGTCTTCCGCTTGAGTTGACTGTTCTAGCAACAGCGATGGATGACCAAGAGGTAATGGCAGTGAAGCATAACAGACTTCCAACGTTTGGACTTCAGTTTCACCCAGAATCAATCGGAACGGAAACTGGAAAGACAATTTTGAATAATTTCTTTACAACGATTAGAAAGGAGTATTCTCGTGAAACAGTATCTTGA
- the trpE gene encoding anthranilate synthase component I, whose protein sequence is MTITSTISYKSKQVNGDVLTPISVFNRVQGKKKFLLESSTMSGEKGRYSFIGVNPYKELIGRGDNVSIIQRDGKEEKKAQPLEILQELLPHQELDLEFPFYGGAIGFMGYDVIRAYEDIGEVIEDEIKMPEVHQMLYQDVIVFDHLKQTVTILALNLSGDRTEKQLEQSIEVIHKEMVTHREEEDAPATKVSFTPSIEKETFMEMVEKAKEHITNGDIFQVVLSQRMKASFDTDPFTFYRSLRRANPSPYMFYIDFEDYVVLGASPESLIKTKGSQLITNPIAGTRPRGKTKEQDEQLGEELLADEKELAEHKMLVDLSRNDLGRVCEVGSITIPKYMTIERYQHVMHIVSEVQGTLRKDYTGIDALISTLPAGTVSGAPKIRAMQIINDLEKQKRGVYAGAVGYININGDFDLALAIRTLVIKDKIAYVQAGAGIVYDSDPATEYQETLNKAKSLLEVHAHDSTN, encoded by the coding sequence ATGACCATAACATCAACGATTTCTTATAAAAGTAAACAAGTAAATGGCGACGTGTTGACACCAATATCTGTTTTCAATCGTGTTCAAGGCAAAAAGAAATTTTTACTCGAGAGCTCGACAATGTCAGGTGAAAAAGGAAGGTATTCCTTTATTGGAGTAAATCCTTACAAAGAACTAATTGGTCGAGGCGATAACGTATCCATCATTCAACGTGATGGGAAGGAAGAGAAGAAAGCCCAGCCGTTAGAAATACTGCAAGAGCTTCTCCCTCATCAAGAGCTAGATTTGGAATTTCCATTCTATGGTGGCGCAATTGGTTTTATGGGATATGACGTCATTAGAGCCTACGAAGATATAGGCGAAGTAATCGAAGATGAAATAAAAATGCCAGAAGTCCATCAAATGCTTTACCAGGATGTCATCGTGTTTGATCACCTTAAACAAACAGTCACGATATTAGCATTAAATTTATCTGGTGATCGAACTGAAAAGCAATTAGAACAGAGCATTGAAGTGATTCATAAGGAAATGGTAACCCATCGTGAAGAAGAGGATGCACCGGCAACAAAAGTAAGCTTTACACCATCCATCGAGAAAGAAACCTTTATGGAAATGGTAGAAAAAGCAAAAGAACATATTACGAATGGAGATATTTTTCAAGTCGTACTATCCCAACGTATGAAGGCTAGTTTCGATACAGATCCATTTACATTTTATCGCAGTTTGAGAAGGGCTAACCCGTCTCCGTACATGTTTTATATCGATTTTGAAGACTACGTTGTATTAGGAGCATCTCCAGAGAGCTTGATTAAAACGAAAGGCTCTCAACTTATTACGAATCCAATTGCTGGAACTCGTCCACGGGGGAAAACGAAGGAACAAGATGAGCAATTAGGGGAAGAACTATTGGCAGATGAAAAAGAGTTAGCGGAACATAAAATGCTTGTTGATCTCAGTCGTAACGACCTTGGTAGAGTGTGTGAGGTTGGAAGTATTACAATCCCTAAATATATGACAATTGAACGATATCAGCACGTCATGCACATTGTATCGGAAGTGCAAGGAACGCTTCGCAAGGATTATACCGGAATTGATGCACTTATCTCGACGTTACCAGCTGGAACGGTGTCGGGTGCTCCGAAAATAAGAGCCATGCAAATTATAAATGATTTAGAGAAACAGAAACGTGGAGTTTACGCAGGGGCGGTTGGTTATATCAATATAAATGGAGATTTCGACCTTGCTCTCGCAATCCGAACCCTCGTTATTAAAGATAAAATTGCTTACGTTCAAGCAGGAGCAGGTATTGTATATGATTCCGATCCTGCTACTGAATATCAAGAAACGTTAAATAAAGCGAAATCACTATTGGAGGTACATGCACATGATTCTACTAATTGA
- a CDS encoding DEAD/DEAH box helicase has product MQSFLELGVSEPIVKQLKEQAITEPTPVQIQAIPKLLAGKDVMAQAQTGTGKTFAFLLPILEKIDANVEAIQALVLSPTRELALQISNELEKLLITKPEVNSLAVYGGQDIEAQLKKLQKQVHIIVATPGRLLDHQRRGTVDLSDVSMFVLDEADQMLHMGFLPEVEAIEGLLKEERQTMLFSATMPKEVRTLANQYLHKPEYVTAKGKNVTLDEVKQMVIETTDREKQQKLTEVLHQFHPFLAIIFCRTKRRASKLNAALQGMGFLSDELHGDLSQSKREKVMQRFRDMKIQYLVATDVAARGLDVEGVTHVFNYDIPQDSETYIHRIGRTGRAGGTGIAVTFAAPKDKQYLRLIERGIQKEIPRKEWPDKE; this is encoded by the coding sequence ATGCAATCCTTTTTAGAGTTAGGGGTTTCAGAACCAATCGTAAAACAATTAAAAGAACAAGCTATTACCGAGCCTACTCCTGTTCAAATACAAGCTATCCCTAAGCTTTTAGCAGGAAAAGATGTAATGGCCCAGGCTCAGACGGGTACAGGAAAAACATTCGCTTTCTTATTGCCTATTCTTGAGAAAATAGATGCGAATGTAGAAGCAATCCAGGCGCTCGTTTTATCTCCAACGAGAGAACTAGCATTGCAAATCTCCAACGAACTAGAAAAGCTATTGATTACAAAGCCTGAAGTGAACAGTCTTGCCGTATATGGAGGGCAAGACATTGAAGCACAATTAAAGAAGCTGCAAAAACAGGTACATATTATTGTGGCAACACCAGGAAGGCTGTTAGACCATCAACGGCGTGGAACAGTAGACTTGTCGGATGTTTCCATGTTTGTGTTGGATGAAGCAGATCAAATGCTGCACATGGGCTTTCTGCCAGAGGTTGAGGCTATTGAGGGGTTATTGAAGGAGGAGCGACAGACGATGCTTTTTTCTGCAACGATGCCAAAAGAAGTTCGGACATTAGCGAACCAATATTTGCACAAGCCTGAATATGTGACCGCGAAAGGAAAGAACGTGACCTTAGATGAAGTCAAACAGATGGTAATCGAAACAACGGACCGTGAAAAACAACAAAAGCTAACGGAAGTTCTCCACCAATTCCATCCGTTTCTAGCGATCATTTTTTGCCGAACCAAGCGGAGAGCGAGTAAATTGAATGCGGCTTTGCAGGGAATGGGTTTTTTGTCGGACGAACTCCATGGGGATTTATCCCAATCGAAGCGAGAAAAGGTCATGCAACGTTTTCGAGATATGAAAATTCAATATTTAGTTGCGACGGATGTGGCAGCGCGTGGACTGGATGTTGAGGGGGTCACGCATGTGTTTAATTATGACATTCCACAGGATTCAGAAACGTATATCCACCGCATTGGTAGAACGGGGCGTGCTGGTGGAACAGGTATTGCCGTAACCTTTGCGGCACCGAAGGATAAGCAATATTTACGTTTGATTGAAAGAGGCATCCAAAAGGAGATTCCCCGAAAGGAATGGCCTGACAAAGAATGA
- a CDS encoding catalase → MFLDEKKKFSQGENEKTLTTRQGHPVKNNQNTRTVGNRGPATLENYEFIEKISHFDRERIPERVVHARGAGAHGYFETYGVAGDEPVEKYTRAKVFSGKGKKTPVFVRFSTVIGGAGSPETARDPRGFAVKFYTEDGNWDLVGNNLKVFFIRDAIKFPDLIHSLKPDPITNVQDSERAFDFWSNTPEALHMITFVFSPWGIPANYRQMQGSGVNTYRWVNEKNESFLVKYHWEPVQGIKNLTQEEADKIQSMSSNHATQDLYQAIEDGEYPEWELYVQIMTDEEHPELDFDPLDDTKLWPKDQFPFLKVGKMVLNKNPENYHNEVEQSAFGTGVLVDGMDFSDDKMLQGRTFSYSDTQRYRVGANYLQLPINKPNKHVGTNQEGGQMAYHNDKGPNKHVNYEPSNMNGLEEVNRDHDYYQPHVEGKLVRESIERKNDFKQAGETYRAFEDWEKEDLINNLVAGLLPCRKEIQDKMIDLFTKCDEEYGRRVKEGLAMGAKNMMPKSGGSPLGSTESTDAIENAKKEGHDADPY, encoded by the coding sequence ATTTTTTTGGACGAAAAGAAAAAGTTTTCGCAAGGTGAAAATGAGAAAACACTCACAACGAGACAAGGCCATCCAGTAAAGAATAATCAAAACACAAGAACAGTAGGAAATCGAGGACCAGCAACGCTTGAGAACTATGAATTTATCGAAAAAATATCTCATTTCGATAGAGAGCGTATTCCGGAGCGGGTTGTACACGCGCGTGGTGCGGGTGCACATGGCTATTTCGAAACGTATGGTGTTGCGGGTGATGAACCGGTAGAGAAGTACACGAGAGCAAAGGTTTTTTCCGGAAAAGGAAAGAAAACTCCCGTGTTCGTTCGTTTCTCAACTGTCATAGGTGGAGCTGGATCTCCAGAAACAGCACGTGACCCACGAGGCTTTGCAGTGAAATTTTATACAGAGGATGGAAATTGGGACTTAGTAGGCAATAACTTAAAGGTGTTTTTTATTCGTGATGCTATTAAGTTCCCGGACTTAATCCATTCTTTAAAACCTGATCCCATTACGAATGTGCAAGATAGTGAGCGTGCCTTTGACTTTTGGAGCAATACGCCCGAAGCATTGCATATGATTACATTCGTTTTCTCCCCATGGGGAATTCCAGCCAATTATCGACAAATGCAAGGCTCGGGTGTAAATACATATCGTTGGGTAAATGAGAAGAATGAAAGCTTTCTTGTGAAGTATCATTGGGAGCCAGTTCAAGGTATTAAGAATCTAACACAAGAAGAGGCAGATAAAATCCAATCTATGAGTTCTAATCACGCTACCCAGGATTTGTACCAAGCGATTGAGGATGGAGAATATCCAGAATGGGAGCTTTATGTCCAAATTATGACCGATGAAGAGCACCCAGAACTTGATTTTGACCCATTAGATGATACAAAACTGTGGCCAAAGGACCAATTCCCGTTTCTAAAAGTTGGGAAAATGGTATTAAACAAGAATCCAGAAAACTACCATAATGAAGTAGAACAATCAGCCTTTGGTACAGGTGTTCTTGTAGATGGCATGGATTTTTCTGACGATAAGATGTTACAAGGTAGAACATTCTCTTATTCCGATACACAACGGTATCGTGTAGGGGCAAATTATTTGCAACTTCCAATTAATAAGCCGAATAAGCATGTTGGTACAAATCAAGAAGGCGGTCAAATGGCCTACCATAATGATAAGGGACCAAACAAGCATGTGAATTATGAGCCTTCTAATATGAATGGACTGGAAGAAGTAAACCGCGATCACGACTATTACCAACCTCACGTAGAAGGTAAGCTTGTGCGAGAATCCATTGAACGAAAGAATGATTTTAAGCAAGCTGGAGAGACGTATCGTGCGTTTGAGGATTGGGAAAAAGAGGACCTTATTAACAACTTAGTTGCTGGACTCCTGCCATGTCGCAAAGAAATCCAAGACAAGATGATTGACCTGTTTACGAAATGTGATGAAGAGTATGGACGCCGTGTCAAGGAAGGCCTAGCGATGGGAGCAAAGAACATGATGCCGAAATCAGGCGGCTCACCACTAGGTAGTACCGAGTCAACTGATGCAATTGAGAATGCCAAAAAAGAGGGGCATGACGCAGATCCGTATTAA